In Penaeus monodon isolate SGIC_2016 chromosome 26, NSTDA_Pmon_1, whole genome shotgun sequence, the following are encoded in one genomic region:
- the LOC119589632 gene encoding 41 kDa spicule matrix protein-like — MQEPGIKDQESRTRNQGPGIKGQESRPGIKGQIKGQESRAYRKNQGPRIEDQESMARNQWPGIKARYQGPGIKDQESRARNQGPGINGQESMARNQGPGIKGQESMARNQGPGIKDQESMARNQWPGINGQESMARNQWPGIKDQEPHTKIKVTTTENREQEDENQEPNELNDKTGSLVTLCHELLEKLAIF; from the coding sequence ATGCAAGAACCAGGAATCAAGGACCAGGAATCAAGGACCAGGAATCAAGGACCAGGAATCAAGGGCCAGGAATCAAGGCCAGGAATCAAGGGACAGATTAAGGGCCAGGAATCAAGGGCGTACAGGAAAAATCAAGGACCAAGAATCGAGGACCAGGAATCAATGGCCAGGAATCAATGGCCAGGAATCAAGGCCAGATATCAAGGGCCAGGAATCAAGGACCAGGAATCAAGGGCCAGGAATCAAGGGCCAGGAATCAATGGCCAGGAATCAATGGCCAGGAATCAAGGGCCAGGAATCAAGGGCCAGGAATCAATGGCCAGGAATCAAGGGCCAGGAATCAAGGACCAGGAATCAATGGCCAGGAATCAATGGCCAGGAATCAATGGCCAGGAATCAATGGCCAGGAATCAATGGCCAGGAATCAAGGACCAagaaccacacaccaaaataaaagtCACAACGACAGAGAACCGAGAACAGGAAGACGAGAACCAAGAACCAAATGAATTAAATGATAAAACCGGTTCTCTTGTTACTCTGTGTCACGAGTTACTCGAGAAATTAGCTATATTTTGA